Proteins from one Terriglobus tenax genomic window:
- a CDS encoding class I SAM-dependent methyltransferase, with the protein MKTTWMAGDFGVVAKTISGGAESFVAGLGITPGMRVLDVACGTGNTALPEARRGAVVTGVDIATNLLAQARERAATEGLEIQFDEGDAEALAYADASFDMVVTMFGAMFAPRPALVASEAARVLKPGGLLAMANWNPASFSGLMFRTGSKHAPPPPGLAPPVLWGDEATVRERLSPYFDAIATEIVPIDFDLPLPPAEVVEFFRRYFGPTQMAFNRLDEAGQAALRADLVELWSSHNVSESPAISTLVKNEFLKVTARKR; encoded by the coding sequence ATGAAAACCACCTGGATGGCCGGAGACTTCGGCGTGGTAGCGAAGACGATTTCCGGCGGCGCCGAGAGCTTTGTCGCGGGCCTGGGCATTACGCCCGGCATGCGCGTGCTGGACGTTGCCTGCGGCACCGGCAACACCGCGCTGCCGGAAGCGAGGCGGGGCGCCGTGGTCACCGGAGTCGACATCGCCACCAACCTGCTGGCACAGGCACGGGAGCGCGCGGCAACCGAGGGACTGGAAATCCAGTTCGACGAGGGAGATGCCGAGGCGCTTGCTTACGCGGACGCGAGCTTTGACATGGTCGTCACCATGTTCGGGGCCATGTTCGCTCCGCGGCCGGCCCTGGTGGCCAGCGAAGCGGCGCGTGTGCTGAAACCAGGAGGCCTGCTGGCGATGGCCAACTGGAACCCGGCAAGCTTTTCCGGACTCATGTTCCGCACCGGCAGCAAGCATGCTCCGCCTCCGCCTGGCCTGGCGCCGCCGGTGCTTTGGGGTGATGAGGCCACCGTGCGCGAACGGCTGTCGCCGTACTTCGATGCGATTGCGACGGAGATTGTTCCGATCGACTTCGACCTTCCGCTTCCGCCGGCAGAGGTCGTCGAGTTCTTCCGGCGCTACTTCGGCCCGACGCAGATGGCCTTCAACCGTCTGGACGAAGCCGGGCAGGCTGCCCTGCGCGCCGACCTGGTCGAACTGTGGAGCTCGCACAACGTGTCGGAGTCGCCTGCAATCTCCACGCTGGTGAAGAACGAATTCCTGAAGGTGACAGCTCGCAAGCGATAA
- a CDS encoding SDR family NAD(P)-dependent oxidoreductase, producing MGILFKIGKKLALRKLYRSATATNPTAQVLLGAAGMAITAGAVYVAQKRKKAIRNKVVVITGGSRGLGLALAQRFARGGASLVLAARDADELLRARQMLLDRAAVKYAEDVLLVPCDLTDEKAAADLIQRATTHFGRVDVLINNAGIIQVGPIEDQPISAFDEAMRVNFFSALNTIHAVLPQMLVRGSGSIVNIASIGGKLAMPHMLPYTASKFALTGFSEGLRSELKSKKIFVTTVCPGLLRTGSHVQAQFRGDAAKEYQWFAAAATTPGLSASTKRAANRIFHAVAARKAELTITPQAWLAARIHGMAPETTQAVAGILNDWFLPRAPQAESTAASVKGRELPQPEIKPLAAWNERLQRENNQQTG from the coding sequence ATGGGCATCCTCTTCAAAATCGGCAAGAAACTCGCGCTGCGCAAGCTTTACCGCTCCGCCACGGCCACCAATCCCACAGCGCAGGTGCTTCTGGGCGCCGCCGGCATGGCCATTACCGCCGGGGCGGTCTACGTCGCACAGAAGCGCAAGAAGGCCATCCGCAACAAGGTGGTCGTCATCACCGGAGGATCGCGCGGCCTCGGTCTGGCTCTCGCCCAGCGCTTTGCCCGTGGCGGAGCCTCGCTGGTGCTCGCCGCCCGCGATGCGGATGAGCTTCTCCGAGCCCGCCAGATGCTGCTGGACCGTGCCGCCGTGAAATACGCCGAGGACGTACTTCTGGTGCCCTGCGACCTCACCGACGAGAAGGCGGCCGCAGACCTGATCCAGCGCGCCACCACCCACTTTGGCCGCGTTGACGTTCTGATCAACAACGCCGGCATCATCCAGGTCGGGCCCATCGAAGATCAGCCCATCTCCGCCTTTGACGAGGCCATGCGCGTGAACTTCTTCTCCGCGCTCAACACCATTCACGCCGTCCTGCCGCAGATGCTGGTGCGTGGCTCCGGCTCTATCGTCAACATCGCGTCCATCGGCGGCAAGCTGGCCATGCCGCACATGCTGCCCTACACCGCGTCGAAATTTGCCCTAACCGGCTTCTCCGAAGGTCTCCGTTCCGAGCTGAAATCGAAAAAGATCTTCGTCACCACCGTCTGCCCGGGGCTGTTGCGCACCGGCTCGCACGTTCAGGCGCAGTTCCGGGGCGATGCCGCGAAGGAGTACCAGTGGTTTGCCGCCGCGGCCACCACACCGGGACTTTCCGCCAGCACCAAGCGCGCCGCCAACCGCATCTTCCATGCCGTCGCCGCCCGGAAAGCGGAGCTGACCATTACTCCGCAGGCGTGGCTCGCTGCCCGCATCCACGGCATGGCGCCGGAAACGACGCAGGCCGTTGCCGGAATCCTGAACGACTGGTTCCTGCCCCGTGCCCCTCAGGCGGAGTCCACGGCCGCTTCGGTTAAGGGAAGGGAGCTTCCCCAGCCGGAAATCAAGCCTCTGGCCGCCTGGAACGAGCGCCTGCAGCGGGAAAACAATCAGCAGACGGGCTGA
- a CDS encoding phosphatidylinositol-specific phospholipase C1-like protein translates to MRMLLPLALMVCVLPALAQNDLRLNQIQVVGTHNSYQMPADPRVMQVMGPRLKPMIEGMMQHMPAEQAAAMKEEHPNPLADAFADGLDYIQAPLEMQLRAGVRSLELDLQADPKGGLYADPLPYRELRAKGETDLAPIYEEQLEQPGMKVFHMADIDFRSQCPRFQQCLKLLRQWSDANPGHSPVFILLEPKLSGLEKVVPGAVTVGAFDKAAFDEVDTEIVRVMGRERLFTPDDLRGTHATVEEAALAKAWPKVSETRGKFLFLFLVPGLNFKAFAPYLEGHENLEGRAAFVQGLPGMKHTAFVMVDNATIKPGRVEELVRKGYFVRSRADIDTYEARKNDTTRREGTLRSGAQIISTDYPLEPNIYGNTYQVKPFTDGFRCNPVTASCK, encoded by the coding sequence ATGAGAATGCTGCTTCCTTTGGCCCTGATGGTCTGCGTACTACCTGCCCTTGCACAGAACGATCTGCGTCTTAACCAGATTCAGGTGGTAGGCACGCACAATAGCTACCAGATGCCCGCCGATCCGCGCGTGATGCAGGTGATGGGTCCACGGCTTAAGCCGATGATTGAGGGCATGATGCAGCACATGCCGGCTGAGCAGGCTGCGGCGATGAAGGAAGAACATCCGAATCCGCTGGCGGATGCCTTTGCCGATGGGCTGGATTACATCCAGGCTCCGCTGGAGATGCAACTGCGGGCCGGCGTGCGCAGCCTGGAGCTGGACCTGCAGGCCGATCCGAAGGGCGGCCTGTATGCCGATCCGCTGCCTTACCGGGAACTACGCGCCAAGGGGGAAACCGACCTTGCGCCCATCTACGAGGAACAGTTGGAACAGCCGGGCATGAAGGTCTTCCACATGGCCGATATCGACTTCCGCAGCCAGTGCCCGCGCTTTCAGCAGTGCCTGAAGCTGTTGCGCCAGTGGTCGGATGCGAACCCCGGCCACAGCCCGGTCTTCATTCTGCTGGAGCCGAAGCTGTCCGGGTTGGAGAAGGTGGTCCCAGGGGCGGTTACGGTGGGTGCCTTCGACAAGGCAGCGTTTGACGAGGTGGACACGGAGATTGTGCGCGTGATGGGACGCGAGCGGCTGTTTACGCCGGATGATCTGCGCGGGACACACGCCACCGTGGAAGAGGCGGCACTGGCCAAGGCATGGCCAAAAGTATCCGAGACACGCGGCAAGTTCCTCTTCCTGTTCCTGGTGCCGGGGCTGAACTTCAAGGCGTTTGCGCCGTATCTGGAAGGTCATGAGAACCTGGAAGGCCGAGCGGCGTTTGTGCAGGGCCTGCCGGGCATGAAGCATACCGCCTTTGTGATGGTGGACAACGCGACCATCAAGCCGGGCCGCGTGGAAGAGCTGGTCCGCAAGGGATACTTCGTTCGCTCGCGCGCGGACATTGACACCTACGAAGCGCGCAAGAACGACACCACGCGTCGCGAAGGAACACTGCGGAGCGGAGCGCAAATCATCTCCACCGATTACCCGCTGGAGCCGAACATCTACGGCAATACCTACCAGGTAAAACCGTTTACGGACGGGTTCCGGTGCAACCCGGTGACGGCGAGCTGTAAGTAG
- a CDS encoding DUF4159 domain-containing protein, whose product MRLRRTTRAVGMALVLLGVGYAQRGFREYPSVEYGRRSPLPDDWQKPGEWTFARLMFPGGPLDGYRGRFDGPWQEGLSLWTQDYPKADRDFAASVRRLTRIDARSVEQPVNLENGDEVYDYPWIYAVQVGEWGLTGTQGAKLRDYLLRGGFFMADDCHGSEEEAYFTKTMKMVFPERDLVEIPDNDPAFHTVFDLTERIQVPGAEHLNNGYKKDGRVPHWKGIYDDKGRLMVALSLNSDIGDSWEFYDSPWYPLKYSEMGIKLGVNYVLYGMTH is encoded by the coding sequence GCAGCGCGGCTTCCGGGAGTATCCGTCGGTGGAGTATGGCCGGCGCTCGCCGCTTCCCGATGACTGGCAGAAGCCGGGCGAATGGACCTTTGCGCGTCTGATGTTTCCCGGCGGGCCGCTGGATGGCTATCGTGGGCGTTTTGACGGCCCATGGCAGGAAGGACTATCGCTTTGGACGCAGGACTACCCCAAGGCCGACCGCGATTTTGCTGCGAGTGTCCGCCGCCTGACACGCATTGATGCGCGCAGCGTGGAACAGCCGGTGAACCTTGAAAACGGTGACGAGGTCTATGACTATCCGTGGATCTATGCCGTGCAGGTAGGCGAATGGGGACTGACCGGGACACAGGGCGCGAAGCTGCGCGACTACCTGCTGCGTGGCGGATTCTTTATGGCTGACGACTGCCATGGTTCAGAAGAAGAGGCGTACTTCACCAAGACGATGAAGATGGTCTTTCCGGAGCGCGACCTAGTGGAGATTCCGGATAATGACCCGGCCTTTCATACGGTCTTCGATCTGACCGAGCGCATCCAGGTTCCAGGCGCGGAGCACCTGAACAACGGCTACAAGAAGGACGGACGCGTGCCGCACTGGAAGGGAATCTACGACGACAAGGGGCGGCTGATGGTGGCGCTGAGTTTGAACTCTGACATTGGCGATTCGTGGGAGTTCTACGACTCGCCTTGGTATCCGCTGAAGTATTCGGAGATGGGGATCAAACTGGGTGTGAACTATGTGCTGTATGGGATGACGCATTGA
- a CDS encoding ribonuclease HII, with protein sequence MPLPRSKAVSPRTGKPLAASTAKQRMLRQLVCSDECEQALRLKGYRLIAGVDEVGRGALYGPVVAAAVILPEQCAELAAAGLTDSKQLAREDRERLDLQVRAMALAVCVAEVAAETIDRINIYQASRLAMLNAVAGLGIAPDHLLIDAMRIDHPCAQTRLVYGDSLSLSIAAASVVAKVHRDALMCAADEVHPGYGLSSHKGYATPAHKRALKELGPTPLHRRSFAPVAGAGPDTVVETGSLPFDEEALNESASGENTAWA encoded by the coding sequence ATGCCGCTGCCCCGTTCCAAAGCCGTCTCCCCCCGCACCGGGAAGCCGCTCGCTGCCTCCACCGCCAAGCAGAGGATGCTGCGGCAGCTGGTCTGCTCCGACGAGTGTGAGCAGGCGTTGCGGCTCAAGGGATACCGCCTGATCGCGGGCGTCGACGAGGTTGGCCGTGGCGCCCTGTATGGTCCGGTCGTCGCAGCAGCCGTCATTCTGCCCGAGCAGTGCGCCGAACTTGCCGCCGCCGGTCTGACCGATTCAAAACAACTGGCTCGCGAAGACCGCGAACGGCTCGATCTTCAGGTGCGAGCCATGGCCCTGGCCGTCTGCGTGGCCGAGGTCGCGGCAGAGACCATCGACCGCATCAACATCTACCAGGCATCGCGTCTGGCCATGCTCAACGCCGTCGCCGGGCTGGGCATCGCGCCTGACCACCTGCTGATCGACGCCATGCGCATCGACCATCCCTGCGCGCAGACCAGGCTGGTCTACGGCGACTCGCTCTCACTGTCCATCGCGGCGGCTTCCGTCGTGGCCAAGGTGCACCGCGATGCCCTGATGTGTGCCGCGGACGAGGTACACCCCGGCTACGGTCTGTCCTCACACAAAGGCTATGCGACCCCGGCGCACAAACGCGCCCTCAAAGAACTGGGACCCACACCGCTGCACCGCCGCAGCTTTGCTCCGGTAGCCGGCGCCGGTCCTGACACCGTAGTAGAAACGGGCAGCCTGCCCTTTGACGAAGAAGCGCTCAACGAAAGCGCCAGTGGAGAGAACACAGCATGGGCTTGA
- a CDS encoding MerR family transcriptional regulator has product MATKRKSKGAYMISAVAEMYDIHPQTLRLYEREGLLRPSRSDGNTRLYTDEDLERLEFILNLARDLGVNIAGIAIVLQMRERMEEMNRQMQNFVEYVRTEMLTRMQQAQQPQGPGLVPFKRPVNPKK; this is encoded by the coding sequence ATGGCGACGAAGCGTAAATCGAAGGGTGCTTACATGATCTCGGCTGTGGCCGAGATGTATGACATACATCCGCAGACGCTGCGCCTGTATGAGCGCGAAGGTCTGCTGCGTCCGTCGCGGTCGGACGGAAACACGCGGCTGTACACCGATGAAGACCTGGAGCGGCTGGAGTTCATCCTGAACCTGGCGCGCGACCTGGGAGTAAACATCGCCGGCATCGCCATTGTTCTGCAGATGAGGGAGCGCATGGAAGAGATGAACCGCCAGATGCAGAACTTTGTGGAATACGTCCGCACGGAGATGCTGACCCGCATGCAGCAGGCACAGCAGCCGCAGGGGCCGGGACTTGTGCCCTTCAAGCGGCCGGTGAATCCGAAAAAATAA
- a CDS encoding glycosyltransferase — translation MTSAIYTGMVVVAALKYNTRKRRAERLPADFIPAVSACKPLHGEEPGLEKNLASFFEQQYPGAWELIFVARHASDAGLQLAQKVGERYPQVKARYLTCGEPQYPNAKMFSLGVLAEAAEHEVLVSSDADARVAQDYLLRCVQDLKDGTVLSSCLYRGTVDEPNLATELDAMGKTVEMCAGVLVATMVEGGTKFSLGVTMILHRQAFYDAGGYEDLGQYHAEDFILGNRLAEQGKKVIMSPHVINLIVPKTTLNLSFRNQLRWMQSTRRSRPAGHLGTGLTFALPFGVLGLIWGLAAGRPLLGLGFLAIACINRMVKAFTMLSVLDDPNRTRYTLLYPLRDLMGGILWLCSYLPGEMYYHGGLYELTPDGRLKRRN, via the coding sequence GTGACCTCGGCCATTTACACCGGCATGGTGGTGGTGGCCGCGTTGAAGTACAACACTCGCAAGCGCCGCGCCGAGCGGCTGCCCGCTGACTTTATTCCTGCTGTAAGTGCCTGCAAGCCGCTGCATGGCGAGGAGCCTGGGCTTGAGAAAAATCTCGCCAGCTTCTTTGAGCAGCAGTATCCCGGTGCGTGGGAGCTGATCTTTGTCGCCCGTCACGCGAGCGATGCGGGTCTGCAGCTGGCGCAGAAGGTGGGCGAGCGCTATCCGCAGGTGAAGGCGCGTTACCTGACCTGTGGCGAGCCGCAGTATCCCAATGCCAAGATGTTTTCGCTCGGTGTGCTGGCTGAGGCTGCGGAGCATGAAGTCCTGGTGAGCAGCGATGCTGATGCACGCGTGGCCCAGGATTACCTGCTGCGCTGCGTGCAGGACCTGAAGGACGGCACGGTGCTTTCGTCGTGCCTGTACCGCGGCACCGTGGACGAGCCGAACCTGGCCACCGAACTGGACGCTATGGGCAAGACGGTGGAGATGTGCGCCGGCGTTCTGGTGGCGACGATGGTGGAAGGTGGAACGAAGTTTTCGCTCGGCGTAACGATGATCCTGCACCGCCAGGCCTTTTATGATGCCGGTGGCTACGAAGATCTGGGCCAGTACCATGCGGAGGACTTCATCCTGGGCAACCGGTTGGCCGAGCAGGGGAAGAAGGTCATCATGTCGCCGCATGTGATCAACCTGATTGTGCCGAAGACGACGCTGAACCTGAGCTTCCGCAACCAGCTGCGCTGGATGCAGAGCACGCGCCGCTCGCGTCCGGCGGGACATCTTGGTACCGGGCTGACCTTTGCCCTGCCCTTTGGCGTGCTGGGACTGATCTGGGGGCTGGCGGCGGGACGTCCGCTGCTGGGGCTTGGGTTCCTGGCCATTGCCTGCATCAATCGCATGGTGAAGGCCTTCACCATGCTGTCAGTATTGGACGATCCGAACCGCACGCGCTATACGCTGCTGTATCCGCTGCGCGATCTGATGGGCGGCATCCTGTGGCTGTGCAGCTATCTGCCGGGTGAGATGTATTACCACGGCGGGCTGTATGAGCTGACGCCGGATGGCCGGTTGAAGCGGCGGAATTAA
- a CDS encoding aldo/keto reductase has translation MEKVKLGSQGAVVSRLGLGCMGMSEFYGDRNDTESAATLLRALDLGITFLDTADVYGMGDNEELVGRTIKPRRDEVFLATKFGNLRKPEDPAFWEVSGRPEYVKRAFDASLQRLGLDYVDLYYQHRVDPNVPIEETVGAMAELVQAGKVKYLGLSEANPETIRRAHKVHPITALQTEYSLWERDVEEQILPTVRELGIGFVAYSPLGRGFLTGAIKDTSRLDASDARVSRYPRFSGENLDKNLLLVQKLEDLAAKKGVKASQLAIAWVLAQGNDIVPIPGTKRRKYLDENAASAQIEFTATELAEIEAAVPKGAVAGDRYNATGMKTINR, from the coding sequence ATGGAAAAGGTCAAACTCGGTTCTCAGGGTGCCGTCGTCTCTCGTCTCGGCCTTGGCTGCATGGGCATGAGCGAGTTCTACGGCGATCGCAATGACACGGAATCCGCCGCCACGCTGCTGCGAGCGCTCGATCTCGGCATCACCTTCCTCGACACCGCCGATGTCTACGGCATGGGCGACAACGAAGAACTGGTTGGAAGGACCATCAAACCGCGCCGCGACGAGGTCTTCCTCGCCACCAAGTTTGGTAATCTTCGCAAGCCCGAAGACCCCGCCTTCTGGGAGGTCTCCGGCCGTCCCGAATATGTGAAGCGGGCCTTCGATGCCTCGCTGCAGCGCCTCGGGCTCGACTATGTCGACCTCTACTACCAGCACCGCGTCGACCCCAACGTTCCCATTGAGGAGACCGTCGGTGCCATGGCCGAGCTGGTGCAGGCCGGCAAGGTGAAGTACCTTGGCCTGTCCGAGGCCAACCCCGAAACCATTCGCCGCGCGCACAAGGTGCATCCCATCACCGCGCTGCAGACCGAGTACTCTCTGTGGGAGCGTGACGTGGAAGAACAGATTCTTCCCACCGTACGCGAACTCGGCATCGGCTTTGTCGCCTACTCGCCGCTGGGCCGCGGCTTCCTGACCGGAGCCATCAAGGACACCTCCAGGCTCGACGCCTCCGACGCCCGCGTCTCCCGTTACCCGCGCTTCTCCGGCGAGAACCTGGACAAGAACCTGCTATTGGTCCAGAAGCTGGAAGATCTGGCCGCGAAGAAAGGTGTCAAAGCCAGCCAGCTTGCCATCGCCTGGGTACTGGCACAGGGCAACGACATTGTCCCCATCCCGGGCACCAAGCGCCGCAAATACCTGGACGAGAACGCGGCGTCGGCGCAGATCGAGTTCACCGCAACAGAGCTTGCGGAGATCGAAGCCGCAGTGCCCAAGGGCGCCGTCGCAGGCGACCGCTACAACGCCACCGGCATGAAGACGATCAACAGGTAA
- the rplS gene encoding 50S ribosomal protein L19: MSINPIMQRLAAKLQRTDLPEFGPGDTVRVQVKIKEGDKERLQAFEGLVIATKKGPQGSFTVRKMSFGQGVERIFPYNSKVVDKVEKVRSYQVRRAKLFYIRALRGKAARLKEVERVK; this comes from the coding sequence ATGTCAATCAACCCCATCATGCAGAGACTTGCCGCGAAACTCCAGCGGACCGATCTTCCCGAATTCGGCCCCGGAGACACCGTCCGCGTGCAGGTAAAGATCAAGGAAGGCGACAAAGAGCGCCTGCAGGCCTTTGAGGGTCTGGTTATCGCCACGAAGAAGGGCCCCCAGGGCAGCTTCACGGTTCGCAAGATGAGCTTCGGCCAGGGCGTCGAGCGCATCTTCCCGTACAACTCCAAGGTTGTCGACAAGGTCGAGAAGGTTCGCTCCTACCAGGTGCGTCGCGCCAAGCTGTTCTACATCCGCGCTCTGCGTGGCAAGGCTGCCCGCCTGAAGGAAGTCGAGCGCGTAAAGTAA
- a CDS encoding PIG-L deacetylase family protein yields MGLRMMVIVAHPDDECFAFGGAIALATRSGVEVSCICLTDGQAATNRGSSADSKELGRIRREEFAASCQVLGIKHHELLDYHDAQLVHADVEEAGKKLVERMRTFKPHVVVTFGLDGGLNTHPDHTMVSAITTAAYHWAGRPKRYPELDLEPHLAQRLYHITTNFTIPDRQPLMPAPWTCVLNTEAVLPVRILAFEMHASQLPVLESVRPYLDKFGKQEFYLLMSASTPQPAAMTTDMFDGVVE; encoded by the coding sequence ATGGGCTTGAGGATGATGGTCATCGTCGCACACCCCGACGACGAGTGCTTTGCCTTTGGAGGCGCGATTGCCCTGGCAACCCGCAGCGGCGTGGAGGTCAGCTGCATCTGCCTGACCGACGGGCAGGCGGCCACCAACCGCGGCAGCTCCGCAGATAGCAAGGAGCTGGGCCGCATCCGCCGCGAAGAGTTCGCCGCAAGCTGCCAGGTACTCGGCATCAAGCACCATGAGTTGCTGGATTATCACGACGCCCAGCTCGTCCACGCCGATGTCGAAGAAGCGGGAAAGAAGCTGGTCGAGCGCATGCGGACTTTCAAGCCGCATGTTGTCGTCACCTTCGGCCTCGACGGCGGTCTGAACACGCATCCCGACCACACCATGGTCTCCGCCATCACAACGGCCGCTTATCACTGGGCCGGCCGGCCCAAGCGCTACCCGGAGCTTGATCTGGAGCCGCACCTGGCGCAGCGGCTGTACCACATCACCACCAACTTCACGATTCCCGACCGCCAGCCGCTGATGCCTGCCCCGTGGACCTGCGTACTGAACACGGAAGCGGTGTTGCCGGTGCGTATCCTGGCCTTCGAGATGCACGCCTCGCAGTTGCCGGTGCTGGAAAGCGTCAGGCCGTACCTGGACAAGTTCGGCAAGCAGGAGTTCTACCTGTTGATGTCGGCCTCCACGCCACAGCCAGCGGCGATGACCACGGACATGTTCGACGGCGTCGTGGAATAA
- a CDS encoding metallophosphoesterase family protein, with translation MNRRDFLSFAGTAGAAVALGAATPSAQAQQPGFRFIFLTDTHIQPELNAAKGCEMAFKKMRTEKVDFAIQGGDHVFDSLEVPTSRALSLFDLYDKTAQDLSLKVHHTIGNHDVLGIYPKSGVSPTDPLYGKKTFEDRMGARYRSFDHKGVHFVILDSIGITDDRAYEGRIDAAQVAWLADDLKKLPKGTPVIVTSHIPIISAYDQYLKPSPKPAAHHGLTVINSYEMVTLFQQYNVLAVLQGHTHVNEVVEYRGVKYITGGAVSGNWWKGTHMGAPEGYTVVSVENGKVLTQYQTYGFQAVVREDS, from the coding sequence ATGAATCGCCGCGACTTTCTTTCGTTTGCAGGAACCGCCGGGGCAGCCGTTGCCCTGGGAGCCGCCACGCCCTCCGCACAGGCTCAGCAGCCGGGCTTCCGCTTTATTTTTCTGACGGACACGCATATTCAGCCGGAGTTGAACGCGGCCAAGGGCTGCGAGATGGCGTTCAAGAAGATGCGTACGGAGAAGGTGGACTTTGCCATCCAGGGTGGCGACCATGTCTTCGACTCGCTGGAGGTGCCGACCTCGCGCGCTCTGAGCCTGTTTGACCTGTACGACAAGACGGCGCAGGACCTGAGCCTGAAGGTGCACCACACCATCGGCAACCATGATGTCCTGGGCATCTACCCGAAGAGCGGTGTTTCGCCGACCGATCCGCTCTATGGCAAGAAGACCTTTGAGGACCGCATGGGCGCGCGCTATCGCTCGTTCGACCACAAGGGTGTTCACTTCGTGATACTGGATTCGATTGGCATCACGGACGACCGCGCTTACGAGGGCCGCATCGACGCGGCGCAGGTGGCATGGCTGGCCGATGACTTGAAGAAGCTACCGAAGGGAACGCCGGTGATTGTGACCAGCCATATCCCGATCATCTCGGCCTATGACCAGTACCTGAAGCCTTCGCCGAAGCCGGCGGCGCACCATGGCCTGACGGTGATCAACTCTTACGAGATGGTGACGCTGTTCCAGCAGTACAACGTGCTGGCGGTGCTGCAGGGCCACACCCATGTGAACGAGGTGGTGGAGTATCGCGGCGTGAAGTACATTACCGGCGGAGCGGTGAGCGGCAACTGGTGGAAGGGCACACACATGGGCGCTCCGGAGGGGTACACGGTGGTGTCAGTGGAGAACGGCAAGGTATTGACGCAGTACCAGACGTATGGCTTCCAGGCGGTGGTGCGGGAAGACAGTTAG
- a CDS encoding DUF2062 domain-containing protein — MPDFLERRIVLPLRNLLLDGITPHRLALSMAAGAVIGVFPVLGTTTAICLLAVFVLRLNLPAAQLTNYLVYPLQLALLLPFIRMGQWLLRSERTTMTLQQITAAVKTNPGVAFHQLWRMLVAGVAAWVLFAAIVAPLLYWIFLRLATGIDRSMRARRAAAVPPVAI, encoded by the coding sequence ATGCCTGACTTTCTTGAGCGCCGTATCGTTCTTCCCCTCCGCAACCTGCTGCTGGACGGTATCACGCCGCACCGACTTGCGTTGAGCATGGCGGCTGGAGCGGTGATCGGCGTATTCCCTGTGCTTGGGACTACAACGGCGATCTGCCTTCTGGCGGTATTCGTACTGCGGCTCAACCTGCCGGCTGCTCAGCTGACCAACTACCTTGTCTATCCGCTGCAGCTTGCGCTTCTATTGCCGTTCATCCGCATGGGGCAATGGCTGCTGCGTTCCGAACGCACCACCATGACGCTGCAACAGATCACGGCCGCCGTGAAAACTAATCCCGGCGTCGCGTTTCACCAGCTATGGCGCATGTTGGTAGCCGGTGTGGCCGCATGGGTGCTGTTTGCGGCCATCGTGGCTCCCTTGCTGTACTGGATCTTTCTGCGTCTCGCCACCGGTATCGACCGCAGTATGCGAGCCCGCAGGGCCGCCGCCGTACCGCCTGTTGCAATCTGA